The following coding sequences lie in one Trichoderma breve strain T069 chromosome 1, whole genome shotgun sequence genomic window:
- a CDS encoding enoyl-(Acyl carrier protein) reductase domain-containing protein yields the protein MVGRLSGKNAIITGAAGGVGLESTILFLQEGASVLMTDVNAAALEKALSKVKSVVTTIQGKVDTKVVDVSKEDQVEAAVAFVDGWGGVDVMFNNAGIMHPKDGDSEECPDDIWDLTMNINVKGVCIINTASMVAIVGSATPQVAYTASKGAVLAYTREMAIVHAREGFRFNSLCPAPLNTPMLQEFLGDDKPKRFRREVHFPTGRFGEAIEQAQAAVFLASDESSFVNAHDFVVDGGLTKAYVTPEGPATAAPQNQGK from the exons CGGCGTCGGCCTCGAGTCCACCATTCTGTTCCTACAGGAGGGCGCCTCCGTCCTCATGACAGATGTCAATGCCGCAGCCCTCGAAAAGGCCCTCTCCAAGGTCAAGAGCGTCGTCACCACCATCCAAGGCAAAGTCGACACAAAAGTCGTCGATGTCTCCAAAGAAGACCAAGTCGAGGCTGCTGTAGCCTTCGTCGATGGCTGGGGCGGCGTTGATGTCATGTTCAACAACGCTGGCATCATGCACCCTAAGGATGGCGATTCAGAAGAGTGCCCCGACGACATCTGGGACTTGACCATGAACATCAACGTCAAGGGCGTGTG catcatcaacacagCCTCCATGGTCGCCATTGTCGGTTCGGCCACGCCTCAAGTTGCCTACACTGCAAGCAAGGGCGCTGTCTTGGCTTATACGCGTGAGATGGCCATTGTTCACGCGCGAGAGGGCTTTCGCTTCAACTCTCTTTGTCCCGCTCCCTTGAA CACTCCCATGCTCCAAGAGTTCCTCGGAGACGACAAGCCCAAGCGCTTCCGTCGCGAAGTCCACTTCCCCACGGGTCGTTTcggcgaggccattgagcagGCTCAAGCTGCGGTCTTCCTAGCAAGTGACGAGAGCAGCTTCGTCAATGCTCATGACTTTGTCGTAGACGGTGGCTTAACAAAGGCATACGTGACGCCCGAGGGCCCAGCGACTGCAGCGCCTCAAAACCagggaaaataa
- a CDS encoding fungal specific transcription factor domain-containing protein — protein sequence MLQSEVSQAKTAARPRPLRQPMLRVRTGCFTCRSRKKKCDETKPACSGCKRNKLVCNWPARGGETSNQRVEVTSTHNNNIRRLDDANSNSGSSTNRSVSDGDQDQERQNLSPTNAERDHHSTEMEEGPAVRRSSTSTTASPPVVSQMQGQYSFSPGSDTSGVLASPFERRMSMQQSSDNVEVAMEMMDEDEDIPDELLDLHVDDDDDERDNDNALMSLADIDMSGLLPGFMLMGAVPRPPSMIPEAENGTFDLMSHYLARTAVSMGNGSTSSNPFVLQLVPLSFSNKLVLQLVLSQSAAHRAVYEERRDLKAVAQRYYTNSIRSFRQAISAYINGSDPSPLWVTIGALVMCFTETARGDTNGVVFDHLQAVEPLSVDLITNHNHIVRDDLKKFIIEYYVYTVTISMISASPASRNAPLLNPTLELEAHNLVASGYIGQLCGCWLQLLLLIPRIFEFGRRTIGGAVDVDSSFPSPDDFIAFATLRAEILSYTPNSDATKEVILCGYMFQQALYLYLLTVFRNEATSGGLQRTSIDNAVSETFSYLEQLPPTARINTSLCWVLAVVGSCTLDGSRRDQLRRRLECMFQTIGLGNISSTLTLLEHIWTRPKSEQNPWAICRVMQEQEIWISFA from the exons ATGCTTCAGTCAGAGGTTTCGCAAGCTAAGACGGCAGCTCGTCCGCGACCCTTGAGGCAGCCAATGCTGCGGGTGCGGACAGGATGCTTCACATGCCGGAGTCGCAAGAAGAAGTGCGACGAGACGAAGCCGGCGTGCAGCGGCTGTAAGAGGAACAAGCTGGTGTGCAACTGGCCGGCGCGCGGTGGCGAGACGAGCAACCAGCGAGTTGAGGTTACGAGTACGCACAACAATAACATTCGCCGGTTGGACGATGCGAACTCAAATTCAGGTTCGAGTACAAACCGCAGCGTCTCGGACGGggatcaagatcaagagcgCCAGAACCTGTCACCAACCAATGCCGAGCGTGATCATCACAGcacagagatggaagagggcCCAGCCGTGCGGAggagcagcaccagcaccaccgcgTCACCACCAGTCGTCAGCCAGATGCAGGGTCAATATTCATTCTCTCCTGGCTCCGACACCTCTGGCGTGTTAGCATCGCCCTTTGAGCGTCGCATGTCGATGCAGCAGTCGTCTGATAACGTCGAGGTtgccatggagatgatggacgaggacgaagataTTCCGGACGAGCTGCTAGACCTACatgtagatgatgatgatgatgagcgcGACAACGACAATGCACTGATGAGCCTGGCGGACATTGACATGTCAGGGCTCTTACCCGGGTTCATGTTGATGGGTGCAGTTCCACGCCCTCCATCCATGATTCCAGAGGCGGAGAACGGGACGTTTGATCTCATGAGCCACTACCTCGCTCGAACGGCCGTCAGCATGGGCAACGGGTCGACATCGTCCAACCCCTTTGTCCTTCAACTTGTgccgctttctttttccaacAAGCTGGTCCTTCAGCTGGTCCTTTCCCAGAGTGCTGCCCATCGTGCCGTTTACGAAGAGCGGAGAGATCTCAAGGCGGTGGCCCAGCGGTACTACACCAACTCCATCAGGAGCTTTCGACAGGCCATCAGTGCGTACATCAATGGATCTGACCCAAGCCCCCTCTGGGTGACCATTGGGGCTCTGGTGATGTGCTTTACAGAG ACGGCTAGAGGGGATACAAACGGCGTGGTGTTTGACCATCTGCAAGCCGTCGAGCCACTTTCGGTTGATCTCATCACAAACCACAACCACATTGTCCGCGATGATCTCAAGAAATTCATCATCGAATACTACGTCTACACAGTCACCATCAGCATGATCTCCGCAAGTCCCGCCTCAAGGAACGCGCCGCTCTTGAACCCAACACTCGAACTCGAGGCCCATAACCTGGTCGCCTCGGGGTATATCGGCCAGCTTTGTGGGTGTTGGCTGCAACTTTTGCTTCTGATACCACGGATATTCGAGTTTGGGAGGCGCACCATCGGAGGAGCTGTCGATGTCGACTCGTCTTTCCCATCACCCGACGACTTTATCGCATTTGCAACGCTGCGGGCTGAAATTCTGTCCTATACGCCCAACTCAGATGCGACCAAGGAAGTCATCCTTTGTGGTTACATGTTCCAGCAAGCGCTTTACTTGTACCTCCTTACGGTCTTTAGGAATGAAGCTACGAGCGGCGGGCTACAAAGGACGAGCATCGACAACGCTGTGTCCGAAACCTTTTCCTATCTCGAACAGCTCCCGCCAACAGCGCGCATCAACACCAGTCTCTGTTGGGTCCTGGCGGTGGTGGGCTCATGCACACTGGACGGATCTCGACGAGACCAGCTTCGACGACGCTTGGAGTGCATGTTCCAGACGATTGGCCTGGGCAACATTTCGAGTACACTGACGCTTCTTGAGCACATCTGGACACGACCAAAGAGCGAGCAAAATCCTTGGGCAATATGCAGAGTCATGCAGGAACAGGAAATTTGGATCTCGTTTGCTTGA
- a CDS encoding acyclic terpene utilization family protein atuA domain-containing protein: MGSVATLTPGLEPLCRIITPIGMLGYGFDESDIKDALEYSSISKIPTAIILDSGSTDSGPMKLALGTMTCPRASYERDLRKLVDIVTKYRLPVLIGSAGGDGSNSHVKELVDIIKEIMASSTNIAAQLKVLAIYSEIDGSTVLERLRTGNVSGCGPCVPPLTADDIEATKTIVGQMGPEPYVRAMSAHPDFDIIIGGRAYDPAPYVAFCAYHAFDQSCRPVLSLDSHILGGFTHMGKIMECGGLCATPKSPSSQATIYRDGTFDVRPLLPGAVCTPTTVAAHTLYEKSRPDQLHGPGGYIDLSSSTYSPLSDNCSVRVNGTTFHSSKRDGGCYTVKLEGAKVIGYRTMFMGSFVDPTLISQLHPLLDRIKAYVTKQHAHITEKWELGFHIYGYDEANKAVHAKNVFLVAEALAETQATATSIASTARVGCVHGPYKGQKATSGNFGFGLGGKGEIETGLCAEFSVYHLMNLEDGEEDASEILDGDQGKQKTLFSFEALLVGTGERLRHKHQDADRSFQLEDADLYPTPVNAVPEIVEPTPFPQTIGEAAKVIRSKNAGPYEITFDIIFNDKETYDRVKNSGLLQPELIAELYELSVENIVYCGFFDQAIAFKATIPRMRDGQPAVSGGFMEDDVHGSQKYLPLMNLKLSGK, from the exons ATGGGTTCCGTTGCCACTCTCACACCAGGCCTTGAGCCGCTCTGCCGCATTATTACACCGATTGGGATGCTGGGCTATGGCTTCGATGAATCTGACATCAAAGATGCCTTAGAATACTCATCGATCAGTAAAATACCCACTGCAATCATTTTGGATTCTGGCTCTACCGATTCAGGGCCTATGAAGTTGGCATTGGGAACAATGACCTGCCCTCGCGCATCCTATGAAAGGGATTTACGGAAGCTTGTCGACATAGTAACCAAATACCGTCTTCCGGTACTTATTGGATCGGCAGGAGGGGATGGAAGTAACAGTCATGTTAAAGAGCTTGTGGACATCATTAAAGAGATCATGGCTTCTTCAACCAACAT TGCTGCTCAGCTGAAAGTGTTGGCGATCTATAGCGAGATTGACGGCAGTACCGTATTGGAACGGCTGCGTACGGGAAATGTCTCAGGCTGTGGCCCCTGTGTGCCTCCCTTGACGGCTGATGATATCGAGGCCACCAAGACGATTGTTGGACAAATGGGCCCAGAGCCTTATGTACGAGCCATGTCAGCTCATCCAGATTTTGACATCATTATTGGCGGCCGTGCCTACGACCCGGCGCCATACGTTGCCTTTTGCGCCTACCACGCCTTTGATCAATCCTGTCGTCCCGTCCTCTCCCTTGACAGTCATATCTTGGGCGGATTCACACATATGGGCAAGATTATGGAATGCGGCGGCTTATGCGCTACGCCCAAGAGCCCTTCTTCCCAGGCAACGATCTACAGAGATGGGACATTTGATGTGCGGCCGCTTCTCCCTGGAGCTGTTTGTACTCCCACTACCGTTGCTGCTCATACACTGTACGAGAAATCTCGCCCTGACCAGCTTCATGGTCCTGGAGGATACATTGATCTTTCGTCCTCCACCTATTCACCGCTGTCGGATAATTGCTCCGTTAGGGTAAATGGAACTACATTTCACTCTTCAAAGAGAGACGGCGGTTGTTACACAGTCAAATTAGAAGGTGCCAAAGTCATCGGTTACCGGACAATGTTTATGGGATCGTTTGTAGATCCGACTTTAATCTCTCAACTACACCCACTTTTGGATAGAATCAAAGCGTACGTGACTAAGCAGCACGCACACATCACCGAGAAATGGGAGCTTGGATTCCATATATACGGATACGACGAGGCTAACAAGGCGGTCCATGCAAAAAACGTGTTTCTGGTTGCTGAAGCGCTCGCCGAGACACAAGCAACAGCTACGAGCATTGCCTCCACTGCTCGAGTTGGGTGTGTTCACGGACCATATAAAGGCCAAAAAGCCACGAGCGGCAATTTTGGCTTTGGGTTGGGAGGAAAGGGAGAAATTGAGACAGGTCTCTGTGCTGAGTTCTCAGTCTATCATTTGATGAACCTAGaagatggggaagaagacgCGAGCGAAATTCTTGACGGGGATCAAGGCAAACAAAAGACGCTATTCTCTTTTGAAGCTCTACTTGTCGGAACTGGAGAGCGATTACGACATAAGCATCAGGATGCTGACAGAAGTTTTCAACTTGAGGACGCAGACTTGTACCCAACACCAGTCAATGCAGTACCTGAGATCGTTGAACCTACCCCTTTCCCTCAGACCATCGGAGAGGCAGCAAAAGTTATTAGGTCGAAAAACGCGGGCCCCTACGAGATCACGTTCGACATCATCTTTAATGACAAAGAGACATATGACAGAGTCAAGAATTCTGGTCTTCTACAACCTGAATTAATTGCAGAACTATACGAACTCTCTGTTGAGAACATTGTATACTGTGGTTTCTTCGACCAGGCTATCGCGTTCAAGGCTACTATTCCCCGTATGCGCGATGGACAACCTGCAGTGTCTGGTGGCTtcatggaagatgatgttcaTGGATCGCAGAAATATTTACCTCTGATGAATTTGAAACTAAGTGGTAAATGA
- a CDS encoding major facilitator superfamily domain-containing protein: MSKDNPEPSITTDFELGKTDTSHVEFPVNSNLDDKQRRKLKWKLDWFILPLISAVYFFGSMDRSDLANALIAGLEEDLHLTPKDYSNASSMFLVSYVVFQLPGTLLIKKIRAPVQFCGAMILWGLFTVLTVLVKTSGQLIAMRFLIGAAEAFVQGGAFYLSFWYEYHELATRSAVFFSTSTLAGAFNGLLSYGISKNLDGKNGWRAWKWIFLIEGVLPIGFAFVVLLLLPASPSEVRYGFTETEKEELVQRSERAHNSSEARLQPKKILKLLMTIHFWLFTALYCVSLFTISSLSNFLPALVRGFGYSSIGAQLFTVIVYVCACLGILFFARIADKTNARGLTVAISSLGGIVGYAMLIGLENRDARFAATCLVAFCMFSKVVLVLSWAAMNFIGYTRRGAALALFNMFAQSFSIAGNQLYTDPPYSDKKGNTASLGMSIAVVVISLILRWYLGYLNDKKKRVQFLEESSASRQQSLEEIGDTHPATDFFYTT; the protein is encoded by the exons ATGTCAAAGGACAATCCAGAGCCGAGTATCACCACAGATTTTGAACTGGGCAAAACGGATACCTCGCATGTCGAATTTCCTGTCAACTCGAACCTCGATGACAAGCAACGCCGCAAGCTCAAATGGAAGCTCGACTGGTTTATCTTGCCGCTCATTTCAGCCGTCTACTTCTTTGGTTCTATG GATCGCTCTGATTTAGCAAATGCTCTAATTGCCGGTCTGGAAGAGGACCTACATCTCACACCAAAGGACTACTCGAACGCTTCCTCCATGTTTTTGGTTTCCTATGTTGTCTTCCAGCTACCCGGCACACTATTAATCAAGAAAATACGAGCACCGGTGCAGTTTTGCGGCGCAATGATACTT TGGGGTTTATTCACGGTTCTCACGGTTTTGGTCAAAACCAGTGGCCAATTGATAGCCATGCGATTCCTCATCGGTGCTGCAGAAGCCTTTGTACAAGGCGGCGCATTTT ATCTTTCGTTTTGGTACGAATACCACGAGCTTGCTACTCGAAGTgcagttttcttttcaaccTCAACTCTCGCCGGTGCCTTTAACGGACTACTTTCCTACGGAATCAGCAAGAACTTAGACGGGAAAAATGGATGGCGAGCTTGGAAGTGGATCTTCTTAATTGAAGGAGTCCTGCCGATCGGGTTCGCATTTGTCgttctcttgcttcttccagcttCGCCTTCAGAAGTGCGCTACGGTTTCACCGagacagagaaagaagagctggtTCAAAGAAGCGAGCGAGCTCACAATTCATCCGAAGCGCGCCTACAGCCAAAGAAAATATTGAAGCTCCTGATGACCATTCACTTTTGGCTATTTACCGCCTTATACTGCGTCTCTCTTTTCACAATATCTTCCCTATCTAATTTTCTACCGGCGCTCGTTCGT GGTTTTGGATACAGCTCAATCGGCGCTCAGTTGTTCACAGTGATCGTATACGTATGCGCTTGCTTGGGCATTCTATTCTTCGCCAGGATTGCCGATAAAACAAATGCCCGCGGGCTCACGGTTGCAATCTCTTCGCTTGGAGGGATTGTAGGGTATGCCATGTTGATTGGGCTCGAGAATCGCGACGCTAGATTTGCCGCCACTTGCCTAGTCGCATTTTGCATGTTTTCCaaagttgttcttgttctgtCCTGGGCAGCCATGAACTTTATCGGTTATACAAGGAG GGGTGCAGCTTTAGCTTTGTTTAACATGTTTGCACAGTCGTTCTCGATCGCAGGCAACCAACTTTACACCGATCCGCCATACT CAGACAAAAAGGGAAACACAGCGTCATTGGGGATGTCAATTGCAGTGGTTGTGATATCTCTAATTCTCCGATGGTATCTTGGTTACTTGaatgacaagaagaagcgcgtACAATTCTTGGAGGAGAGCTCTGCTTCTAGGCAGCAAAGCCTCGAAGAGATTGGAGACACACATCCAG CAACAGACTTCTTTTATACGACATGA